From Sphingomonas bisphenolicum, one genomic window encodes:
- a CDS encoding M10 family metallopeptidase: MFKVTGSGPVKVKLTPDYSLPSTSDASGSRPEFTGTWSLAREAQVRSEVRLLYPMDAPTPPATTPSSGDLAENGSASTTVTVGATGDARIDGILRGVAWSGGITYSDVDSTADYQSGYFSDSDGDGTSAQNEGFSQFTAQQLLAMHSALNAATYTQLAGAYGFSIEGFTNLTIDYAGAGLGTATIRGANSSDAPTAYAYYPANNIYGGDTFFGNAYDGTSNSLKNPVAGNYAWHTMLHELGHSLGLKHGQETGGVSNVALPTAWDSIEFSVMTYRSYVGAPLSGYSYEEFGAPQTYMMLDIAALQTMYGADYTVHAENTTYSWNPSTGITYINGDIAIQPGDNRIFATIWDGGGVDTYDLSAYSSGVTIDLTPGGYSLFSGTQQAYLGGGNYARGNIFNALTFGGSNASLIENATGGSGGDTITGNAVGNLLKGGGGTDTIYGGDGNDVIQGGFNADFVYGEAGDDVFQVLQGEFGDNIDGGIGTDRLDLSNYTTTYGATVDLSAGTWDFNPSFGGPYTITGVENVDGTQLADTITGDSNNNVLNGNGGNDTLKGGIGQDTIYGGDGNDIIQGGFGADTVYGEAGDDVFQVLQGEFGDNINGGIGTDRLDLSDYTATYGATVDLSAGTWDFSPSFGGPYTITGVENVDGTQLADTIIGDGNNNVIDGNGGNDTLKGGIGQDTIYGGDGNDIIQGGFGTDFVYGEAGNDVFQVLQGEFGDNVDGGSGTDRLDLSDYTATYGATVDLAAGSWDFNPSFGGPYTITGVEDVDGTQLADTLTGNSANNVLNGNGGNDVLSGGAGNDTINGGSGDDQMIGGTGNDIFDGGSGVDTAYGEAGDDIYKVIAGWNGGYGELFSGGAGVDTIDGSALFSDYVVNLSDGEFAISGGSGLIALASVENATTGSGNDTLTGSGEANRLIGNAGADTLNGLDGNDVLQGGTGNDRLNGGLGDDTLDGGADVDTVTYAGMAAGVTVSLAIAGAQNTIGAGTDTLVGIENLAGTSFNDVLTGNGGANVLTGGAGSDTLDGGAGADTMDGGTSSDIYYVDNVGDNVVESFSTGGTDDQIFSSVTYSLSGRHIEKLTLTGSANINATGNDLAQTITGNSGNNSLSGLGGKDVLNGGMGNDMIDGGAGNDTASYAGIAEGVIVSLAIAGAQDTVSAGTDTLVGIENLTGTSFDDGLIGNGGANVLIGGAGLDILDGGAGADIMDGGTSNDLYYVDNVGDNVVESFSSGGTDDQIFSSVTYSLAGRHIERLTLLGSANINGTGNDLAQTITGNSGNNSLSGLGGNDILNGGLGNDMIDGGAGVDTANYAGAAAGVTVSLAIAGAQNTVNAGTDTLVGIENLSGTTFNDILTGNGAANVITGGSGSDTINGGAGADTMDGGTSSDIYYVDNVGDNVVESFSSGGTDDQIFSSVTYSLAGRHIEKLILTGAANINATGNDLGQTITGNSGNNILSGLGGNDVLNGGLGADTLMGGTGADIFLFNSTLGGGNVDTMASYVVADDTIQLDDAIFTGLALGTLSAAQFQIGSAANDAADRIIYNSATGALLFDADGTGAIAAVQFATIGTGLSMVASEFVIV, translated from the coding sequence ATGTTCAAGGTCACTGGCTCTGGGCCCGTCAAGGTCAAGTTAACTCCCGATTATTCCCTTCCCTCGACTTCGGATGCTAGCGGATCGAGGCCGGAATTTACCGGCACATGGTCGCTGGCGCGCGAAGCGCAGGTGCGCAGCGAAGTCCGGCTGCTCTATCCGATGGATGCACCGACACCCCCTGCCACCACGCCCAGTTCCGGTGATCTGGCGGAAAATGGCAGTGCTTCCACGACGGTAACGGTAGGCGCTACGGGCGACGCCCGCATTGATGGCATCCTGCGCGGAGTCGCCTGGTCCGGAGGCATCACCTATTCGGACGTGGACTCGACGGCCGACTATCAGTCTGGCTATTTTTCCGATAGCGACGGCGACGGCACCAGCGCTCAGAATGAGGGCTTTTCCCAATTCACGGCGCAGCAATTGCTGGCGATGCATTCCGCGCTCAACGCAGCGACCTATACCCAGCTTGCCGGCGCCTACGGCTTTTCGATCGAGGGATTCACTAACCTGACCATCGACTATGCCGGTGCAGGGCTCGGCACCGCCACCATCCGCGGCGCCAATTCCAGCGATGCGCCGACCGCCTATGCCTATTATCCGGCCAACAACATCTATGGCGGCGATACCTTCTTCGGCAACGCCTATGACGGCACGTCCAATTCCCTGAAGAACCCCGTGGCAGGCAACTATGCCTGGCATACGATGCTCCATGAACTAGGCCATTCGCTCGGCCTGAAACATGGACAGGAAACGGGCGGCGTCAGCAACGTGGCGCTCCCTACCGCCTGGGACTCGATCGAATTTTCGGTCATGACCTATCGCAGCTATGTCGGGGCGCCGCTCAGCGGGTACAGCTATGAAGAGTTCGGCGCGCCGCAAACATATATGATGCTCGACATCGCCGCGCTCCAGACAATGTATGGTGCGGATTATACGGTTCATGCGGAAAACACGACCTATAGTTGGAATCCGTCTACCGGCATCACCTATATCAATGGCGACATCGCCATCCAGCCCGGCGACAACCGTATTTTCGCAACCATCTGGGACGGCGGCGGCGTCGATACATATGACCTGTCGGCCTATAGCAGCGGCGTCACCATCGATCTGACGCCCGGCGGCTATTCGCTGTTCAGCGGAACGCAGCAGGCCTATCTGGGCGGAGGCAATTACGCCCGCGGCAACATCTTCAACGCCCTCACCTTCGGTGGCAGCAACGCTTCGCTGATCGAGAACGCCACGGGCGGGTCGGGCGGCGACACGATTACCGGCAATGCCGTAGGCAACCTGCTCAAGGGCGGCGGTGGCACCGACACCATCTATGGCGGTGACGGCAACGACGTCATCCAGGGCGGCTTCAATGCAGACTTCGTCTATGGCGAGGCTGGCGACGACGTCTTCCAGGTACTGCAAGGCGAATTTGGCGACAATATCGATGGTGGTATCGGCACGGATCGACTGGATCTCAGCAACTATACCACAACCTACGGCGCAACCGTCGATCTCAGCGCTGGCACCTGGGACTTCAATCCCAGCTTCGGCGGCCCCTACACCATTACCGGGGTTGAAAATGTCGACGGCACCCAGCTTGCCGACACCATCACCGGCGACAGCAACAACAATGTCCTCAATGGCAATGGCGGTAACGACACGCTGAAGGGCGGCATCGGTCAGGACACCATCTATGGCGGTGACGGCAACGACATCATCCAGGGCGGCTTCGGGGCCGACACCGTTTATGGCGAGGCTGGCGACGACGTCTTCCAGGTGCTGCAGGGCGAGTTTGGCGACAATATCAACGGGGGCATCGGCACCGACCGGCTCGACCTGAGCGATTACACCGCCACTTATGGGGCAACCGTTGATCTCAGCGCTGGCACCTGGGACTTCAGTCCCAGCTTCGGCGGCCCCTACACCATCACCGGGGTCGAAAATGTCGACGGCACCCAGCTTGCCGACACCATCATCGGCGACGGCAACAACAATGTCATCGACGGCAATGGCGGTAACGACACGCTGAAGGGCGGCATCGGTCAGGACACCATCTATGGCGGTGACGGCAACGACATCATCCAGGGCGGCTTCGGGACCGATTTTGTCTATGGCGAAGCGGGCAACGATGTCTTCCAGGTGCTGCAGGGCGAGTTTGGCGACAATGTCGACGGCGGCAGCGGCACGGATCGGCTCGACCTGAGTGACTATACTGCGACCTATGGCGCCACGGTAGATCTGGCAGCGGGAAGTTGGGACTTCAATCCCAGCTTCGGCGGCCCCTACACCATCACCGGGGTCGAGGATGTCGACGGCACCCAACTCGCCGACACCCTGACCGGCAACAGCGCCAATAATGTGCTGAACGGCAATGGCGGCAACGACGTCCTCAGCGGGGGCGCCGGCAACGACACCATCAACGGTGGCAGCGGCGACGACCAGATGATCGGCGGCACCGGCAATGACATATTCGATGGCGGATCGGGCGTCGACACTGCCTATGGCGAAGCGGGCGACGATATCTACAAGGTCATTGCTGGCTGGAATGGCGGCTATGGAGAGTTGTTCTCTGGCGGCGCCGGCGTCGATACGATCGACGGCTCCGCGCTGTTCTCCGACTATGTGGTCAATCTTTCCGACGGCGAATTCGCGATCAGCGGCGGTTCTGGCCTGATCGCGCTCGCCAGCGTGGAGAATGCGACGACCGGGTCGGGCAACGATACGCTCACCGGTTCGGGGGAGGCCAATCGGCTGATCGGCAATGCCGGTGCCGATACGCTGAACGGCCTGGACGGCAATGACGTGCTGCAAGGCGGGACGGGTAACGACCGGCTGAATGGCGGCCTGGGCGATGATACGCTTGATGGCGGTGCGGATGTCGACACTGTCACCTATGCCGGCATGGCTGCCGGCGTAACCGTCAGCCTCGCGATCGCAGGCGCGCAGAACACGATCGGCGCCGGCACAGACACGCTGGTCGGTATCGAAAATCTGGCCGGCACATCCTTCAACGACGTGCTCACCGGCAATGGCGGCGCCAATGTGCTTACCGGCGGTGCTGGCAGCGATACGCTTGATGGCGGTGCTGGCGCCGACACCATGGATGGCGGCACGTCCAGCGACATCTATTATGTCGACAATGTCGGCGACAATGTCGTGGAAAGCTTCTCCACCGGCGGCACGGACGATCAGATTTTCTCGTCCGTGACCTATTCGCTGTCGGGGCGCCATATCGAAAAACTGACCTTGACCGGATCGGCCAACATCAACGCCACCGGCAATGACCTGGCCCAGACGATCACCGGCAACAGCGGCAATAACAGCCTGAGCGGCCTTGGCGGCAAAGACGTGCTCAACGGCGGCATGGGCAACGATATGATAGACGGCGGCGCCGGCAACGACACCGCTTCCTATGCCGGCATAGCAGAGGGAGTGATCGTCAGCCTAGCGATCGCGGGCGCGCAGGATACGGTCAGCGCCGGCACCGATACGCTGGTCGGCATCGAAAACCTGACCGGAACATCCTTTGATGACGGGCTGATCGGCAATGGCGGCGCCAATGTGTTGATCGGTGGCGCTGGCCTCGACATCCTCGACGGCGGCGCGGGCGCAGACATCATGGATGGCGGCACATCCAACGACCTCTATTATGTCGATAATGTCGGCGACAATGTCGTGGAAAGCTTCTCCTCCGGCGGCACGGACGATCAAATCTTCTCGTCAGTGACCTATTCGCTGGCCGGGCGCCATATCGAACGACTGACCCTGCTCGGATCGGCCAACATCAACGGCACTGGCAATGACCTGGCCCAGACCATTACCGGCAACAGCGGCAATAACAGCTTGAGCGGCCTTGGCGGCAACGACATACTCAACGGCGGCCTGGGTAACGATATGATCGACGGCGGCGCAGGTGTCGACACCGCCAACTATGCCGGTGCGGCAGCCGGCGTGACCGTCAGTCTGGCGATCGCCGGAGCGCAGAATACGGTAAACGCCGGCACCGATACGCTGGTCGGTATCGAAAACCTGTCCGGCACAACCTTCAATGACATATTGACCGGCAATGGCGCCGCCAATGTGATTACTGGCGGGTCGGGCAGCGACACCATCAACGGTGGCGCTGGCGCCGACACCATGGACGGTGGCACGTCCAGCGACATCTATTATGTCGACAATGTCGGCGACAATGTCGTGGAAAGCTTCTCGTCCGGCGGTACGGACGACCAGATTTTCTCGTCGGTTACCTATTCGCTGGCCGGTCGCCACATTGAAAAACTGATCCTGACCGGGGCGGCCAACATCAACGCCACCGGCAATGACCTGGGCCAGACCATTACCGGCAATAGCGGCAATAACATCTTGAGCGGCCTTGGCGGCAACGATGTGCTCAACGGCGGACTTGGTGCGGACACGCTGATGGGCGGCACCGGCGCCGACATCTTCCTGTTCAACTCCACGTTGGGCGGCGGCAATGTCGATACGATGGCCAGCTATGTCGTGGCCGATGATACGATCCAGTTGGACGACGCCATATTTACCGGGTTGGCGCTGGGTACGCTGTCGGCTGCTCAGTTCCAGATCGGATCGGCCGCCAATGATGCTGCGGACCGGATCATCTACAACAGTGCAACCGGCGCGCTGTTGTTCGACGCGGATGGCACCGGAGCGATCGCGGCGGTTCAGTTCGCGACGATCGGCACGGGATTGAGCATGGTCGCGTCCGAATTCGTCATCGTGTAA
- a CDS encoding HlyD family type I secretion periplasmic adaptor subunit — MSGEAQLPGDAHIRPAVPANIFLWAIAAFLLIFLLWAGLTEIDRTVRANGRVIPSSQLQVISNLEGGVVDTILVRTGQDVKAGAPLIRLSPIQPGAELASNRASGDALSLKILRLEAEISGRNPVFPAARNASMASQIAVEQSLYRARMAELASLANVGSARVTQAQRGIGEAAAVQAARISARDTARTDLDLMRPLVREGIEPRRSLLQAENAYSVATSEAAGSGAALSRAHYILAEAQASAMQQRRDWIARAGDELTAARAEMSVRDATMPAYEYKLDRTIVRAPLDGRVNRVFVTTVGGSVRAGDPLLEMVPARDNLLVEAMVAAKDIASVRLGQRAKVEISAYDSAIYGSMQGQVVALSPDAVVNERTGESHYLVRVRTSSDAILDKEGHRLRIGPGMGANVSLLGDKRTILAYILTPLTRLKETAFRE; from the coding sequence ATGAGCGGCGAGGCGCAATTGCCGGGTGACGCGCATATCCGGCCCGCCGTCCCCGCGAACATCTTTTTATGGGCGATCGCGGCTTTCCTGCTGATCTTCCTGCTATGGGCGGGATTGACCGAAATCGACCGGACCGTGCGCGCCAATGGCCGGGTCATTCCCAGTTCGCAGTTGCAGGTGATTTCCAACTTGGAAGGCGGCGTGGTGGACACGATCCTCGTGCGGACCGGACAGGACGTGAAAGCTGGCGCCCCTTTGATTCGCCTCAGCCCGATCCAGCCTGGCGCGGAGTTGGCGAGCAATCGGGCCAGCGGCGATGCGCTTAGCCTGAAGATATTGCGGCTGGAGGCGGAGATTTCGGGGCGCAACCCGGTCTTTCCAGCCGCCCGCAATGCCAGCATGGCCAGCCAGATCGCGGTGGAGCAGAGCCTGTATCGCGCGCGCATGGCCGAATTGGCCAGCCTGGCCAATGTCGGGTCCGCCCGCGTCACCCAGGCACAACGCGGGATCGGTGAGGCCGCTGCGGTTCAGGCCGCCCGCATTTCCGCGCGCGATACGGCGCGTACCGACCTCGACCTGATGCGTCCGCTGGTGCGCGAAGGGATAGAGCCACGCCGGTCGCTGCTACAGGCGGAAAATGCCTATAGCGTCGCGACCAGCGAAGCGGCCGGGTCCGGGGCCGCGCTCAGCCGCGCCCATTATATCCTGGCGGAGGCGCAGGCCAGCGCGATGCAGCAGAGGCGCGACTGGATCGCGCGTGCGGGGGATGAACTCACTGCCGCGCGCGCCGAAATGTCCGTGCGCGACGCGACGATGCCGGCCTATGAATATAAGCTCGACCGCACCATCGTGCGCGCGCCGCTGGACGGCCGCGTCAACCGCGTCTTCGTGACGACGGTGGGCGGCAGCGTGCGTGCGGGCGATCCTTTGCTGGAAATGGTGCCGGCCCGCGACAACCTGCTGGTCGAGGCGATGGTGGCCGCCAAGGATATCGCATCGGTCCGGCTGGGCCAGCGGGCCAAGGTCGAAATATCGGCCTATGACAGCGCGATCTATGGGTCGATGCAGGGACAGGTCGTCGCCCTTTCTCCCGATGCGGTTGTGAATGAACGGACCGGCGAGAGCCATTATCTGGTCCGGGTGCGCACGAGTAGCGATGCCATCCTGGACAAGGAAGGACATAGGCTTCGCATCGGGCCGGGCATGGGGGCCAATGTCAGCCTGCTTGGCGATAAGCGCACGATACTGGCCTATATTCTGACCCCGCTGACGCGCCTCAAGGAAACGGCCTTCCGCGAATGA
- a CDS encoding ATP-binding cassette domain-containing protein has translation MTDQPLIAAARQRFAPWLIEPMLRNRGTYIKVAAAAAMINLFAMVSSLFTMTVYDRVIPNDASSSLVGLSIGLAIVVIFDFVLRLLRVYFVDIAGANIDYEVGDTLFAKLLSMRLDRRPGSTGTLTGLMRELETLRDFFASATLTAIIDVPFVIITLAVMAMLGGILVLPPLAMIPVVVVAGLITNPALDRLSAASLGDGLRKQSVLVETVGSLETVKAIGAGGMLGARWRSALKSHAQSSLSQRLTASIAMTVANSANIIAYCGIIILGVGLIRDNSITTGALLACSILCGRAIAPLAQIANLLARLSATRIACRQINTLMDTPSEGPAGEPLQPAQLLGAIELRNVAFRYPRAAEKALDQISLSIAPGERVGFLGRVGSGKSTLARLILGLYEPQEGVVMIDGTDVRQFDPGRLRRFIGAAMQDNVLIAGSVRDNICLDRTDIDHDEMIRVASLSGTHGFMGKIVNGYDLKLTDRGEGLSGGQRQSISLARALAGRPPILVFDEPSSAMDIQTETDLIDRLQPEVEGRTILLITHRPSLLRLVDRIVVMEQGRIAADGPRDIILQRLTRGKAA, from the coding sequence ATGACCGACCAGCCCCTGATCGCCGCCGCCCGGCAACGCTTCGCACCCTGGCTGATCGAACCCATGCTGCGCAATCGCGGCACCTACATCAAGGTCGCGGCCGCCGCTGCCATGATCAATCTGTTTGCGATGGTCTCTTCCCTGTTCACGATGACCGTCTATGATCGGGTCATACCCAATGATGCGTCCTCCTCGCTGGTGGGACTGAGCATCGGGCTTGCCATCGTGGTCATATTCGATTTCGTGTTGCGGCTGCTGCGCGTCTATTTCGTCGATATCGCCGGTGCCAATATCGACTATGAGGTGGGCGACACGCTGTTCGCCAAGCTGCTGTCGATGCGACTCGACCGCCGCCCCGGGTCCACCGGCACGCTCACCGGCCTGATGCGTGAACTGGAGACGCTGCGGGACTTCTTCGCGTCCGCCACGCTGACGGCGATCATCGACGTGCCCTTCGTCATCATCACGCTGGCGGTCATGGCGATGCTGGGCGGGATATTGGTGCTGCCGCCGCTGGCGATGATCCCCGTCGTGGTCGTCGCCGGCTTGATAACCAACCCGGCGCTCGACCGCTTGTCGGCGGCCAGTCTGGGCGACGGATTGCGCAAACAGTCGGTGCTGGTGGAAACCGTCGGCAGCCTGGAAACGGTGAAGGCGATCGGCGCGGGCGGGATGCTGGGCGCGCGGTGGCGGTCGGCGCTCAAAAGCCATGCGCAAAGTTCGCTGAGCCAGCGACTGACGGCATCGATCGCGATGACGGTGGCCAATAGCGCGAACATCATCGCCTATTGCGGCATCATCATTCTGGGCGTGGGGCTGATCCGCGACAATAGCATCACGACCGGTGCGCTGCTGGCCTGCTCCATCCTGTGCGGACGCGCGATCGCTCCGCTCGCGCAGATCGCCAACCTGCTGGCGCGCCTGTCCGCCACCCGCATCGCCTGCCGCCAGATCAACACCTTGATGGACACGCCCAGCGAAGGGCCGGCGGGCGAGCCGCTGCAACCCGCGCAGCTGCTGGGTGCGATCGAGTTGCGCAATGTCGCCTTCCGCTACCCGCGCGCCGCCGAAAAGGCGCTGGATCAGATCAGCCTGTCTATCGCGCCGGGCGAGCGCGTCGGTTTTCTGGGCCGCGTGGGGTCGGGCAAGTCGACCCTGGCGCGGCTGATCCTGGGCCTGTACGAACCACAGGAGGGCGTGGTCATGATCGACGGCACCGATGTGCGTCAGTTCGATCCCGGCCGATTGCGCCGGTTCATCGGCGCTGCGATGCAGGATAATGTGCTGATCGCCGGATCGGTGCGGGACAATATCTGTCTCGACCGTACGGATATCGACCATGACGAGATGATCCGCGTCGCGTCGCTGAGCGGCACCCATGGTTTCATGGGCAAGATCGTCAATGGCTATGACCTGAAGCTGACGGATCGCGGCGAAGGCCTGTCGGGCGGGCAGCGGCAGTCCATTTCGCTGGCGCGCGCCCTGGCAGGACGACCGCCCATCCTGGTCTTCGACGAGCCAAGCAGCGCGATGGACATCCAGACCGAAACCGACCTGATCGACCGCCTGCAACCGGAAGTGGAGGGGCGCACCATATTGCTGATCACCCATCGGCCCTCGCTGCTACGGCTGGTCGATCGGATCGTCGTGATGGAACAGGGGCGGATCGCCGCCGACGGGCCGCGCGATATCATCCTGCAGCGGCTGACGCGGGGCAAGGCGGCATGA
- a CDS encoding TolC family protein: protein MALCIQGQDARAANATRKLLQAPNPRPFSAPTESDPLLELAKPAVADPLFRSEIETAIRNNPLLDEARASEREARAARTQARSLLFPSIDLSIDANRSVARNFSNDPGNIIERSRPEGRTDATASVRQRLLDFGAASNRIDAGNARVDAAQQGILGYGEEVGLRTITAWYSVFSQRLMAQAAQEYIVRQLQLREGLQRRIDQGFSAQGDLPRVDSSIANVRSRLAGIRRDLAGAEAQYRALTGHEPPPALTRAVLPPEAVDDMEMLDAIVLRSPVVRKAEAEARAARQEARATRSERLPTIAAGVDAGRYGVFESPGDYDVRGRIIVRAQLGAGFNAKADQATARADAADAYADRVRQEAVRDAQIALTDIRALDDQLAAAEASYIANRNTRDVIATRFEASQGTLYDLLYVEDNYFYSIASYVQTLAERDVSRFALLGRTGRLLPSLSIAVTPSDRMETP, encoded by the coding sequence ATGGCCTTGTGCATTCAGGGCCAGGATGCGCGCGCCGCCAATGCGACGCGCAAGCTCCTTCAAGCGCCCAATCCCCGGCCCTTCAGCGCGCCGACAGAATCTGACCCGCTGCTCGAACTGGCTAAACCGGCCGTCGCCGACCCGCTGTTCCGATCGGAAATCGAAACGGCCATCCGCAACAATCCGCTGCTCGACGAAGCGCGAGCGAGTGAACGTGAGGCACGCGCGGCGCGGACACAGGCCCGATCGCTGCTTTTTCCTTCGATAGACCTGTCGATCGATGCCAATCGATCGGTCGCCCGCAATTTCTCCAACGATCCCGGTAACATCATCGAACGGTCGCGACCTGAAGGACGGACCGATGCGACGGCCTCCGTGCGACAGCGTTTGCTCGATTTCGGCGCCGCTTCGAACCGGATCGACGCGGGCAACGCGCGCGTGGATGCAGCGCAGCAGGGCATATTGGGCTATGGCGAGGAAGTGGGGCTGCGAACCATCACCGCCTGGTATTCGGTGTTCTCGCAGCGGTTGATGGCGCAGGCGGCACAGGAATATATAGTGCGCCAGCTGCAGTTGCGCGAGGGTTTGCAACGCCGCATCGATCAGGGCTTTTCGGCACAGGGCGATCTGCCGCGGGTCGACAGTTCGATCGCCAATGTCCGGTCCCGGCTTGCCGGCATCCGTCGTGACCTGGCGGGTGCGGAGGCGCAATATCGTGCGCTGACCGGCCACGAGCCGCCGCCTGCGCTGACCCGAGCCGTCCTGCCGCCCGAAGCGGTCGATGACATGGAAATGCTGGATGCGATCGTGCTGCGATCGCCGGTTGTCCGCAAGGCGGAGGCGGAGGCGCGGGCAGCGCGGCAGGAAGCGCGTGCGACCCGATCGGAACGATTGCCCACCATCGCCGCGGGCGTGGATGCGGGGCGCTACGGCGTGTTCGAAAGCCCCGGCGACTATGATGTGCGCGGCCGCATCATCGTGCGAGCGCAGCTTGGCGCCGGTTTCAACGCCAAGGCCGACCAGGCGACCGCGCGTGCGGACGCTGCGGACGCCTATGCCGACCGCGTCCGGCAGGAAGCGGTGCGTGACGCGCAGATCGCGCTCACCGATATCAGGGCGCTGGACGATCAACTCGCCGCGGCGGAGGCGAGCTATATCGCCAATCGCAATACCCGCGACGTCATCGCCACGCGCTTCGAAGCCTCACAGGGTACGCTTTACGACCTGCTCTATGTCGAGGACAACTACTTCTATTCCATTGCAAGCTATGTGCAGACCCTGGCCGAACGGGATGTGTCGCGCTTTGCCCTGCTGGGCCGGACAGGGCGATTATTGCCCAGCCTCTCGATCGCCGTCACTCCTTCGGACCGGATGGAAACGCCATGA
- a CDS encoding phosphoribosyltransferase, protein MPMNPSASPELYPITHARFLADVALLGRRIEADAWMPDILVGIGRGGLVPAVYLSHRLNRPMLSIDYSSNLLALADPALAGIAAKSAAGVRCLLIDDINDSGGTIGQLRRLLRDQGSDLRHVRFAVLLNNDSSGETVDYCADNIDRKIDKRWFVFPWEALAAEEAIVEEALSLPDRLA, encoded by the coding sequence ATGCCGATGAACCCGTCCGCCAGTCCCGAACTCTATCCCATCACCCATGCGCGGTTCCTTGCCGACGTGGCGCTACTCGGCCGCCGGATCGAGGCGGATGCATGGATGCCCGATATTCTTGTCGGAATCGGGCGGGGCGGCCTCGTTCCGGCGGTCTATCTGTCGCATCGTCTGAACCGGCCGATGCTGTCGATCGACTATAGCAGCAACCTGCTCGCCCTCGCCGACCCCGCGCTCGCCGGCATCGCGGCCAAAAGCGCGGCCGGTGTCCGCTGCCTGCTCATCGACGACATCAACGACAGCGGCGGGACGATCGGCCAGCTTCGCCGCCTTCTGCGCGACCAGGGCAGTGATCTGCGTCATGTGCGCTTTGCGGTGTTGCTCAATAATGACAGTTCCGGCGAGACGGTCGATTATTGCGCGGATAATATCGACCGCAAAATCGACAAGCGCTGGTTCGTCTTTCCCTGGGAAGCACTTGCGGCGGAAGAGGCGATCGTGGAGGAAGCGCTGTCCTTGCCAGATCGACTGGCCTGA
- a CDS encoding glycosyltransferase, translated as MKVALYVHALAATGVVRNARLLASDFRARGHDVTLVTALSGGEGVAGVPHHPLLAGSGGSRALQKWRAMPRLHAYLRRARPDVLLSAGNHGHLTALLGSRVVPGLRRVYRISNDLRRAAPGTPGSMAGRFGRSFAMRLLAADADHLVLVSPTLAVGAFACALAEGRARIIENAIDPTIARARAAGPAPHGCYDDGVPVIVAIGRLAPQKNFGTLLAAFAEMRRAGTAARLIILGESRDRSQQMLRDQADALGIGADLLLPGTVDNVFPWLARAGAFVLPSWWEGSANVLLEAMALNVPVVASRSAGNAASLLAEGRHGLLVDPSDSVAMAQAMTRQIDPAHAVRPGDRIGAYRLDMMMEAWAGLLASVAPSRKTG; from the coding sequence GTGAAGGTCGCCCTCTATGTCCATGCGCTCGCGGCGACCGGCGTCGTGCGCAACGCACGCCTGCTGGCCAGCGACTTTCGCGCGCGGGGTCATGACGTTACGCTCGTGACGGCGCTGTCCGGCGGGGAAGGGGTGGCGGGCGTGCCGCATCATCCGCTGCTGGCGGGGTCAGGCGGATCGCGGGCGCTGCAGAAATGGCGGGCGATGCCGCGGCTCCACGCTTATCTGCGCCGGGCGCGACCCGATGTGCTATTGTCGGCGGGCAATCACGGCCATCTGACGGCGCTGCTGGGCAGCCGGGTCGTGCCGGGTCTTCGTCGGGTCTATCGGATCAGCAACGATCTGCGCCGCGCCGCGCCCGGCACGCCCGGGAGCATGGCTGGTCGGTTCGGCCGGTCGTTCGCCATGCGCTTGCTGGCGGCCGACGCCGATCATTTGGTGCTGGTGTCACCCACACTGGCGGTCGGCGCCTTCGCCTGCGCTCTTGCCGAAGGCAGGGCGCGCATCATCGAAAATGCGATCGACCCCACCATCGCCCGCGCCCGCGCGGCGGGTCCAGCGCCGCATGGCTGCTATGACGATGGCGTACCGGTCATCGTCGCGATTGGCCGACTGGCGCCGCAGAAGAATTTTGGCACCTTGCTGGCGGCTTTTGCGGAAATGCGCCGGGCTGGAACGGCGGCCCGGCTCATCATCCTGGGCGAAAGCCGCGACCGGTCCCAACAAATGCTGCGCGACCAGGCCGACGCGCTCGGCATCGGGGCGGACCTGCTGCTACCTGGTACGGTCGACAATGTCTTCCCCTGGCTCGCGCGCGCCGGTGCATTCGTCCTGCCGTCCTGGTGGGAGGGGTCGGCCAATGTGCTGCTGGAGGCGATGGCGCTGAATGTGCCCGTTGTCGCATCGCGCAGCGCCGGCAATGCGGCGTCGCTCTTGGCGGAAGGGCGTCACGGATTGCTGGTCGATCCGTCGGACTCTGTTGCCATGGCGCAGGCGATGACGCGGCAGATCGATCCGGCGCACGCTGTGCGACCGGGCGACCGGATTGGAGCCTATCGGCTGGATATGATGATGGAAGCGTGGGCCGGGCTTCTTGCGTCCGTCGCGCCGTCCCGTAAGACAGGCTGA